The following proteins are encoded in a genomic region of Sorangiineae bacterium MSr12523:
- the kduD gene encoding 2-dehydro-3-deoxy-D-gluconate 5-dehydrogenase KduD: MTMNLFSLRGRTALVTGARTGIGRAIAVGLAQAGADVVLLGRESNLDETQAEVEAAGAKAEQVVVDLTNPEAIEPALRPLLERRKIDVLVNNAGIIHRADAAVSSLSDWRRVMNVNLDSTFVLCQAVGRPMLERGAGKIVNIASLLSFQGGIRVPAYAASKHAVAGLTKALANEWAPRNIQVNAIAPGYIRTNNTTALQADPEREPAIRARIPAGRWGNPEDLVGAAVFLSSSASDYVTGHVLAVDGGWMAR, from the coding sequence ATGACGATGAATCTATTTTCACTGCGTGGGCGCACGGCGTTGGTGACGGGGGCGCGAACGGGAATCGGTCGCGCCATCGCCGTGGGGCTCGCGCAAGCCGGGGCCGATGTGGTGCTGCTCGGCCGCGAATCGAACCTCGATGAAACGCAGGCCGAGGTGGAAGCCGCGGGCGCCAAGGCCGAGCAGGTCGTGGTGGATCTGACCAACCCCGAGGCCATCGAGCCTGCGCTTCGCCCGCTTCTCGAGCGGCGCAAGATCGACGTGCTGGTGAACAATGCGGGCATCATCCATCGCGCCGATGCGGCCGTGAGCTCTCTTTCCGATTGGCGGCGCGTGATGAACGTGAACCTCGACTCCACCTTCGTGCTTTGCCAGGCCGTGGGCCGTCCGATGCTCGAGCGAGGCGCCGGCAAAATCGTGAACATTGCCTCGCTCCTCAGCTTTCAAGGCGGTATTCGCGTCCCCGCGTATGCCGCGAGCAAGCACGCCGTGGCCGGCCTGACCAAGGCGCTGGCCAACGAATGGGCACCGCGCAACATTCAGGTCAATGCGATTGCGCCGGGTTACATTCGCACGAACAACACGACGGCATTGCAGGCCGATCCCGAGCGCGAGCCGGCGATTCGGGCGCGCATTCCGGCGGGGCGTTGGGGCAATCCCGAGGACCTGGTGGGTGCGGCCGTGTTCCTATCGTCGTCCGCGTCGGACTATGTCACGGGGCACGTGCTCGCCGTCGACGGCGGGTGGATGGCGCGCTGA